A region from the Silene latifolia isolate original U9 population unplaced genomic scaffold, ASM4854445v1 scaffold_385, whole genome shotgun sequence genome encodes:
- the LOC141639423 gene encoding early light-induced protein 1, chloroplastic-like, with product MAIQMQSLLVSPSVGSFAHGSRSKVVSSFGLVPRSGRQVGFRVRCLAEDGPQAESKIESPSSSMPNPTVSSPNPTPAPKPLPKVSTKFGDLFAFGGPAPERINGRLAMIGFVAAVAVELSSGTDLLDQISNGGGQWFLGTSILLSVASLVPLFKGKRAEAKTDGLMNSDAEIWNGRFAMLGLVALAFTEYVKGGALI from the exons ATGGCAATACAAATGCAATCTCTACTAGTTAGCCCATCAGTTGGTAGCTTTGCTCATGGCTCTAGGTCTAAGGTGGTTAGTTCGTTTGGGCTTGTGCCTCGGAGTGGACGCCAAGTCGGGTTTCGAGTAAGGTGCTTAGCTGAGGATGGTCCCCAAGCCGAGTCAAAGATTGAGTCACCTTCGTCATCCATGCCTAATCCTACAGTGTCTTCACCCAACCCCACCCCGGCTCCCAAGCCTCTACCAAAG GTAAGCACAAAATTCGGAGATTTATTTGCCTTCGGCGGCCCAGCACCTGAGAGAATCAACGGTAGACTAGCCATGATCGGGTTTGTAGCAGCAGTAGCCGTGGAGCTATCCAGCGGCACGGATCTATTAGACCAGATATCCAACGGTGGAGGACAATGGTTTTTAGGAACCAGCATCCTGCTGTCAGTAGCATCACTTGTGCCACTCTTTAAAGGAAAGAGGGCCGAGGCGAAGACTGACGGGTTAATGAATTCTGATGCCGAGATTTGGAACGGTCGTTTCGCTATGTTGGGTCTTGTTGCCTTGGCTTTCACCGAGTATGTTAAGGGTGGTGCCCTTATTTAA